In Paralichthys olivaceus isolate ysfri-2021 chromosome 1, ASM2471397v2, whole genome shotgun sequence, the following are encoded in one genomic region:
- the slc39a1 gene encoding zinc transporter ZIP1, with translation MEYLLQVKIGALVGLLLLTLFFGSIPARVKWFRRTNGTETHRTVLSLISCFAGGVFLAACLLDIIPDYLSDINTELDNRNVKTSFPLPEFIMASGFFMVLILEKMVLNCQDIGGAQEERAPLISDNRNGHGHGHGASTDLESSGHHVHVDFQAHSPFRSFMLFLSLSLHSVFEGLAIGLQNTDSKVLEICIAILVHKSIIVFSLSVKLVQSAVRPLWVAAYIGVFAMMSPLGIAIGISVMEAQLAAGVLIQAVLEGLSAGTFIYITFMEILPHELNSPGKQLLKVFFILLGFSVMAGLTFIG, from the exons ATGGAGTATCTGCTGCAGGTGAAAATAGGCGCTCTGGTGGGTTTGCTGCTCCTGACGCTGTTTTTTGGATCCATCCCCGCCCGCGTCAAATGGTTCAGACGCACAAATGGAACAG AAACCCATCGCACAGTTCTGAGTCTGATCAGCTGTTTTGCCGGTGGGGTTTTCCTGGCAGCATGTCTGCTCGACATCATTCCAGATTATCTGTCAGACATCAACACAGAGCTGGACAATCGGAATGTGAAG ACCAGCTTCCCTCTTCCGGAGTTCATCATGGCCTCCGGCTTCTTCATGGTCCTCATACTAGAGAAGATGGTCCTGAACTGCCAGGACATAGGAGGGGCCCAGGAGGAGAGGGCCCCCCTTATATCGGACAACAGAAACGGGCACGGGCACGGACACGGAGCGAGCACTGATCTGGAGAGCAGCGGCCACCACGTCCATGTTGACTTTCAGGCTCATTCTCCGTTTCGTTCCTTCATGCTCTTCCTCTCGCTTTCACTCCACTCAGTGTTTGAGGGTCTCGCCATCGGCCTCCAGAACACAGACTCAAAG gtGTTAGAGATCTGCATCGCTATACTGGTCCACAAGAGCATCATCGTGTTCAGCCTGTCTGTGAAGCTGGTCCAGAGCGCAGTTCGGCCACTGTGGGTGGCTGCTTACATCGGAGTGTTCGCCATGATGTCGCCTTTAGGCATCGCCATCGGCATCAGTGTGATGGAGGCCCAACTAGCAGCCGGAGTGTTGATCCAGGCCGTCCTGGAGGGGCTCTCTGCGGGGACGTTTATTTACATCACCTTCATGGAGATCCTCCCACATGAGCTAAACTCCCCCGGGAAGCAGCTTCTCAAGGTGTTCTTCATCCTGCTGGGCTTCAGCGTCATGGCAGGGCTGACGTTTATAGGATGA
- the tmem208 gene encoding transmembrane protein 208: MAPKGKVGTKGKKQIYEENEATLKFYIRIVLGANAIYTTVNLLVFYSSSTFSTWLLFMFALAVYVGSYRSMSAMAKPVFAEDGSLLDGGIDLNMEQGMAEHLKDVILLTAIVQVLSIISSYFWYLWLLAPARALHLLWVNFLGPWFMAESPSVPEEVNEKKQRRQERRQMKRF; the protein is encoded by the exons ATGGCG CCCAAAGGTAAAGTTGGCACGAAGGGAAAGAAGCAGATCTACGAGGAGAACGAGGCGACTCTGAAGTTCTACATTAGAATCGTCCTCGGAGCTAAT GCGATATATACTACCGTAAATCTTTTGGTTTTCTACAGTTCATCTACATTTTCAACATGG CTGCTGTTCATGTTTGCACTCGCCGTATATGTTGGGAGTTACCGCTCCATGTCTGCGATGGCCAAGCCAGTGTTTGCTGAGGATGGAAGTCTACTGGACGGAGGAATAGACCTAAACATGGAGCAGGGAATGGCAGA GCACCTGAAGGACGTCATCCTGCTCACAGCCATAGTTCAAGTGCTCAGCATAATCTCCTCTTATTTCTGGTACCTCTGGCTGCTG gcccCGGCCCGTGCCCTGCACCTGCTATGGGTGAACTTCTTGGGCCCCTGGTTTATGGCTGAAAGCCCATCAGTGCCAGAGGAAGTGAAtgagaagaagcagaggagacAAGAGCGCAGACAGATGAAGAGATTCTGA